In Armatimonadota bacterium, the genomic stretch CCAGCGGGAAGCATCAGCACGATCCACGATATCAGCTTCAAAATCGGTCCGGAGTGGTTTCAGTCCGGCGACTTGAAGGTGCTGAATACTTCGATTCCGATCACCATTCGAGATGCGGGCGCGATCATCACAGTGTCCGAAAATTCGAAACGGGAAATCGAACTGTTTTATCCCAATGCGGTTGGGAAGACACACGCGATCCACAACGGTCGGAACTTAAATCTGACTCGAATCCCAAAGGATGAGGCGCTTCGAATCGTCAAGACCGCCGGAATCCCGACACCATTTGTGCTTTCGGTGTGTTCGATTTGGCCACGAAAGAACATCGCCCATATCATCAAAGCGGTGGACGCATTGCCGGTCGATGTACCACACCGGCTTGTTCTTACTGGCAGGAAGCACTACGGCGAGCTCCCGATGAGCAACCGAGCGCACTTTACGGGATATGTCGATGAAGGATTGCTTTCTGCTCTTTACTGCGCAGCGGACTTGTACCTTTGTCCGAGCTTGCACGAGGGATTTGGAATTCCACTGCTTGAAGCTTTTCATGCCGGCTGTCCCGTGATCTGTAGTGATCGCGGCGCATTGCCAGAAGTCGCGGGCGAGGCATGCGAGATCGTCGGGCTAGAATCGGTTCAGGATTGGACGGCGGCGATTCGGAACCTGTTGGCTGATTCCGGTAAGCTAGAAGACTATCGTCAAAAGGGGTTTGAGCGCGCGGCGCATTTTGACTGGGAAACCGCCGCAGATCAAACTGCAAAAATCTATGAATCCTGCCTTCAAGATCGAGCCTGAATTGTTGCGCACGGTGGCCTGCCCACGGTGCGACCATCGGCCCGGTTTGACCCAGAAGGATCAGTATTTGGTCTGCCCGGATTGTGGCGCGAAGTACCCAATTGTCGATGGAATCCCGCAGCTTCTCCCAGAAGACGCCGAGTTTGAGAATCAATCAAAGTCATGAGTGCCAAAACGCTTCAAATCTTGATCTTGCACGGTCCAAACCTAAACCTAACGGGTTTTAGGGAGCCGGATATCTATGGCAAAAAGCCGTTAAGCGATATCGACGAGATGGTTCGCAATGCCGCCGAGAAACTCAAAGTAGACGTGCGGATTTTGCAGTCAAACCACGAGGGAATCCTCATCGATGCTATCCAAGAACACCGAACCTGGGCGGACGCAATCATCATCAATGCGGGTGCGCTAACACACTATTCGTACGCGCTCCGGGACGCCCTCGCAAGCGTTCGATTGCCGGTCGTCGAAGTCCACCTGAGCAACGTCTATTCCCGCGAAGAATTCCGGCACAAAAGCGTGATCAGCCCCGTGGTTGTTGGTCAGATCGCCGGGTTCGGCGGCTTTGGCTATGTGCTGGCCATCGAAGCGCTTCAGAACCTGCAAATCGAAGTCATATGAGCCAACTCAAGCGTTTACAATCTGCCATGACCGCCGCTGGCGTGGAGCATTTGCAAATCCACGAACCCGCCACCTTGCAATGGCTAGCCGGTTTCACTGGGAGCTTCGGAATTGCACTCGTCACCCCGAATGAAGGCGTTTTCATCACCGATAGTCGGTACACGATACAGGCCAAGAATCAAGTCAAGGAACTCGACGTCATCCCGCATGACCCCAGCAAGGTCATTCAAGATGTTGTTGCGGACCAAGTGAAGCGACTCGGCGCCAAGCAACTCGCCTTTGAGTCCAGCGCGAGCTACGCGCAGGTCGAAGCCTGGCGGGCGAAATACGATGGGGTTGAACTTGTTTCCTGCAAGAACTTGTTGACCGATCTTTTCAAGATCAAAACCGCTGATGAGATTGCTCTGATCAAAGAAGCCTGCAAGCTCGGCGACGCCTGCATGCAACGCGCAATTTCGATGATCCAAGTCGGCGTCTCCGAGTACGACATCGGACTTGATATCGAATTCTTCTTCAGGAAGCAAGGCGCGAAGATTGGGTTTGATCCGATCGTGGCCAGCGGTCCAAATAGTGCGCTGCCTCACGCAAGACCTTCGGAGCGAAAGATCGAACGCGGAGAATTCGTGACCCTTGATCTGGGGTGCAGTTTGGACGGCTATTGTTCAGACATCACTCGCACGGTTGTGGTGAGCGAATGCTCCGATCGGCATCGAGATATCTATGAGCAGGTGCTCCGCGCCGAAGAAGAATGCTGTGCGGCACTCGTTCCTGGTGCAAACGGCAAGGATGTAGACCAGCTTGCGCGAGACATCTTGAATGAAAAGGACCTCGCACAGTACTTTGGGCACAGCCTCGGCCACGGGCTCGGCAGAGTTGTTCACGATCCAGGCAGGTTGTATCACACCGCTGACGAACCGATCGTTGCCGGACAAGTGTGGACGGTCGAGCCGGGCGTCTATATCGAAGGATTTGGCGGCGTCAGGATCGAAGATGATGTGGTCGTCACGGCATCTGGCCCTGAGATCATCACGCACACTCCGAAAGCGCTTTTGATCGTCTAAACCCAGCATGGACGCATCTGTCAAAGGTTTTAAGACCACGCCAGAAGCCTCTCCGGCTGACATCAAATTCCGTAGTTCTGAACCTTCGGCGATCGTCGGGCCAGCTTCCTGTGGGAAGTCTCGGCTACTTGCTTCGGTCGCTGACGAACTTCCGCGCGGAACCCCAGTTCTGGAGCTAGATACTGAAGTCAAGGTTGGGCGAGTGACGCCGCAAGGGATGCTTAAGCACGTCAGCCCGGACCGTATTGCGGAGTTGTTGACCCTGACGGGTCTTTGGGATGTGCGCCGAAAGAACGTGCAATCGCTCGGCCCCGGGCATCAACAAGCCGTGACTGCGCTCCAATTTCTATCGCGGCCAAACCACGTGGTCCTGTTGGATGGCGCGCTGGATCTGCTTTCGCCTTGGGTGATCGATGGCGTGCTCTCGGAGATGTTCAAGCTCCAGTTTCCATTGGTTATCGCCACCACCAATCGCCCGGAAATTGCAGAGAAGTTTGACCGGCTCCTGGTTCTGACCGAGCGCGGGATGCGTTTCGATGGGCGTCCACACGACTTCACTCGGATGGTTCAACCGGATGAAATCGAAATCGAGTCTGACGATACTTCTGCGATTCGAGCGCTGGTGGAGCCGTTCCAAGTCCAACTCGACATTGACGGTCGAACGATGCGGTTTCAGGCCCGCGACGGCCAAGAATTGGCGGCAAAACTGATTCGCGAAGGATTCCCACACATTCGGTTGATTGCGGTGAAACAGCCGACCTTGGCCGATGCGCTCAAGCTAGTTCTGCGTTAACGTGTAGCGTTCGCCATTGAGGGTCGCCCGTCCGGTATTCACCAAAAAGTCTGCCAGTGCGCCCGTGAATTCTCGCGATGTATCGAGGGATTCTCGCATTAGGGCTAGATCGAATTTTGGAGGCAACTGCTCGACCGCCTTTTGGAATGATTCCTGAGAGATCGCGATGCCAGGGGCGAGCAGAACCAGAATCCCGCAATCCGCACCTATTTGGTAGGCCGCTTCGACGGCTTGAGGTGGGATGTGCAGCAGTTGTGACATCTGCTTGACCGTTGGCGGAGCAAGCTGAAACTCTTGAAGTTCATGCACGATTCGGTCCAGAGTCTTGCCCGCATTTCGCGGAACCTCGATGATAGCTTGGGGCGGGAGCCAACCTTTGCTGGTGACGCGGATTAATCCTAATCGCTGGAGTTCTGCGCCAGCCCGACGAAGGGCGCGTCGGGTCAGCCAATAACCGAGTGACTTTTGCACCAGTTCAGGGTCGAATCCAAGTTCCTTTGGATTTTCAGAATGCAGTTGATTGACCTTAGTGACGAACTCCTGCTGGAAGACTTCGAAGGACTCGTTGAGGAACCAATGTCCTCCCACGCTCACGACCTTACCAGAAGATTTGATCGCTTCAAAGGCATCTCCAAGTTGCTGGACAGAAGTCTCGAAGTGCTCGGCGACTTCTGTCGAATCGACACCCTTGGGACATTCGGTGATGATTTCGAAAATCTCTTCGATCAGCTGATTCGCGCGCATCAAGATGCTGGCGTCCCGAATGTGATCAATTCCATTTCGCCATCTTTGCAAACCCAGAGCGGAAAATCGCCTTGAGTACAGCTCGCACCAATCTGCCAATCTTTGCTCATCGCAAACACCACGCAAGGCAGTTCGTGCACCTTGGGTTGTCGCCGGAGCATGTGATTCACGACTTCATCGCTGGCTTCCTGCGGTGTCATTCCATGGCGCATGTTTTCGACTGCACGGAACGAAGCGCAAGCCTTCCAAAGTTCTTCGCCGTTGCCAGTGGCTCCAGCGGTACCGACTTCGTCATCGGCGTAGATCCCAGCCCCAAAGATCGGTGAATCTCCAACCCGACCTGGTTGCTTGTAGGGCAGTCCACTGGTCGACGAAGCCGCGAACAGCTGTCCATTTTCCCCGCCAAGCATGGTTACGGTGTCGGAAATTGCATGAACGTACTCTTTGATTCTTTCCGGGTTTTGGAGCCAAATGTCGTATTGCGCGGCCACATCTGGGGTGACCAGATTGCGTGGCTTCATCCCTCGCTCGATGGCGTATCGTCTAGCTTGTTCGCCGGCGATCATGACATGCGGGGTGTCTTCCATCACCATCCGCGCGAGAGAAATTACCGGCACAATTCCGCGAACAGCGCACACGGCGCCGCAGAGGTAGTCGCTGCCCCGCATCATCGAAGCGTCAAGCTCGAGCTCTCCGTCCGAATTCGGGATCGAGCCGAGTCCGACGAGCGTCAGTGTCGGGTCTAACTCGGCGGCGGCGAGCCCAGCTTCGAGTGCATCGAGTACGCTTCCGCCTTCACTTTTCTTCGCCCAAGCGGCGCGAATGGCGACCTCGCCGGGTTCTTTCCACGATGAAAGAATGATAGATTGACTCACAATTGGAACCTAGTCTACTCGCGGCGCTTGGCTCGTTGTGGTCCAAAAAGTGCGGAATTCCGTTCAATATCGAGGAGTTGCGTGAATTCTTGTACCATTGCCAGGGCATCTGATTCGAAGTGATAACTCCCTGCGATTTCGCCTTGCCAGATGGATTCGACCACCCAATCTGGCACCGGGAGGAATACGATTCGTTGCGGCGCGTCGAGTTTAACCGGCAAGATGATAGCGGTCACTCCTGGCTTACTGAACACGATTTCGATCGTTACCGAATCTGGAAAATATTGCAGAGTCCCAAGCTGGGGATTGCCGATAACCCGCGCTTCCTTCAAGATGTTTGGATCAAATTCACCCTGGCTAGGCTCGCGGGACTCGAGCACGTCGTCGAGAATCTCGCGTTGCGCTTTGGCGAGCCAGGTGTTGAGCTTCATGAAATGAAGTCTACCAATTCGCGGCGGACTTCCTGGATGACTTCCGCATCCAGAGAATTCCCAACAAATGGAGCGAGGTGCAGCCGTGCAATGCCAGTGGAGTCAAGAACTTCTTTCGCATTGTGAGCGCGAATGCCGCCACCGGGCAGCAGTTGGATTCTATCGCCGAACTTCTCGTTTAGGCTTCGTAGAGTGGATGCACCTTCAAGGGCGGACTTCGTTCCTCCGCTGAGAAGAATTCGGTTGAATCCGAGCGCAATCAACTCTTGGCAAGAACGGTCCAGATTTGGCGTGTGATCGAACGCTCGATGGCAGATAAACTCGAGGCTGGGCGCAGACGATTGGACGTGGGCCATCGCAGGCGAATGGAGTGTATTTGAGGCAGTCAAAATGCCAAACACGATGCCATCCATGCCCTCCTCCGCCATGATGTGCGCGTCTTCGACCATGGTTTCGATTTCTGATTTCGAGTAGGCAAAGTCGCCGGGTCGTGGGCGCACCATGGAGTAAATAGGTTGTTGAGTTGCCTTGCGCGCCTGTCGAATCAAGGCTAAGGAAGGAGTTAGCCCGCCGACTTCGATCCCTGTACAAAGCTCAAATTGAGTCGCCCCTGCGGCTTCGGCGACGCGAATATCCTCAACCGAGCAACAAACAATCTCGAGCATCATTTGAGTGGTTTCAACTCTCCTTCAAGCATCCTAGAATCAACATCGAAATCATAAACTCCGAGGAATCTTGCATGCGATCCGCCCTGAGCGACCCAGGTCGATCCGTGCAGCTCCGGCTTTTCAAGAACGGTGTGAGAATGGCCTCCAAAAATAAGGTCGACCGCTCCGGTTTCGGCTAGCTTGAGGTCTTGGCGCATGCCAATGTGGGTGAGAGCAATCACAACATCGCAATCTGCGCGGAGTTTGTTGCCTTCTTGAATCGCTGCGGCGATCGGGTCAGTCCAGATGAACTCGCTAGCGTGCTTGGAAACCATCTTTTCGGTGACCATTGGTACCGAAACTCCTAAGATTCCGACCTTGATCCCCGCGACGCTGATCACGAGAGATGCTGGTAGAACAAGTTTCCCAGAGCTTTGAAAAATCATGTTCGCGCACAAGATTGGATGTGCCGCGCCAGCGATCTTGGAGTTAAAGACTCGCTCGATGACGTGAGTTTCGCGATTTCCAATGGTCGAAGCTGTCAGTGGAATTTGCGAAAAGAGATTCCAAACCGGTTCCTGCCGCAAAGGGATTCCGAGGTTTCCAGTTTTGATCGCATCGCCCGAATCAAATATGAGGCAATCCGGAGTCTTGAAAGACTGTATGCGCGCGACTTGCTGCTCGGTCAAATGACCGTGAAGATCGTTGAGGTGGAGAATCCGAAGGTTACGCTTTGTGCCCAACGAAGTCCAAAATCAGCATCAAGCTGACAAATCCCACGCCGAGATAAAACGTGAGCTTATTGATCTGATCGTCAATCGTCGCACGACCACCCTTAAACGTGGTGCGGATTTGGCCACCGCCCGACATCGCATCTCCCTTGCTTGTGAGGAGCACGATGATGGTGAATAGCAAGGCGACAAGCACGGCTACTCCCAACAGGACTTGATAGGCGGAATCGTTCACGACAACCTAAGATACCCGCAAGAGTGGTCCAAAATTCAACCACTGGCTGGCAAGGTCGATCAGGAAGATCAGCGAAATGTATCCGACGAGGATCAGCGGTAGGCCGGATTTTGCAAATCGAATCCAACCTGACGGCGCAACAACCGGGTCGCTCTCGTACCGGGTGAGCAGTTCTTTTCCTGCGCGAATCCCGGCTTCGATCTGCCTTTTGTTCGGCGGGCGGGTTGTGAAATACAGTTGCAAAAACGACCCTATGGATTTCCAGCCGAAGATAGTGACCAAGGCCGCGGCAAGAATTTTGAGTTCTGGGTCTATCGGGAAAGGCGCGAAGGCGATCCCAAAGAACAGGCCCATCCCAGCGGCCAGATTGGTGCCGCATCTCGGATGGACCCTGGGCATGCGACGGACGATATCGGGGTGTAGCTCCTCGCCACGCTCGATGGCGTGTACGACCATATGCTCTGCAGCGTGATATCCGGCCATCGGCACTTGCCGCAATCCGATCAAGAACAGTAAGACGCTCGCAGGTCCAACGACGGCATTGATCACATTTACCGGCGCGTGGAGTGCGGTCAATCCAGCCTCTAGCCCCATCGATGCAGCGTCTGCACCAAGATGCAAGAGCCCGAGCAACATTCCGGCAAGGATGAGGTGCCACGTGGTCGCTCCTCCCGACGCTGATCCATTCGTAAGATAGACCGAAACCGGAGTGGCCATCCCTCCGACGACCATCGGCCGGAAACTGAATTCGGACGCGGGGAAGAGGTGGGCGGGGGTGAGCACTCCGACCAAGTTGTAATCGCGGTCAACCACCAATGCCGCTTGGGCACGCGTCTCCTCGAACACGCGCAATGCCTCCGCTCCAGGTGCCGAGGCAAAGATCATTGGGACTTCTGTGGGAGGGAGGACATCTACCCTAGCCGATGGATCGAATCCGCCAGCGAGTGCAGAAGTAAGCAACCGACCGTCTACCACACCCTTGATCACGCCGTTTTCGACGATGGGTAGGATAGGGGTTCCGAATGTGCGGATTCGTTCGGCAGCCAGTTGAAGCGACGCGCTCGCGCTCACCGGGTTAACCGGCTGGCAAAAAACGGCGACATTGCGCTGGAGGCTACCGGAGGAGCTCAAGGTTGGCAGTTTACCAACCGCGCGTTGCCAGTAGTTCAGATTCCGGCAATCGGTCGCAATTGATTCCAACCATCGCTTCGCCTAAGCCCTTGCTGATTTCTGCGAGCTTCTTCGGTTCGCGGTAGAACAGCACGGATTCGACAATGGCTTTGGCCCGCTTGACCGGATCGCCGCTCTTGAAAATTCCGCTGCCGACGAAAACCGTCTCCGCGCCAAGTTGCATCATGAGAGCAGCATCGGCGGGAGTGGCAATGCCGCCTGCGCTGAAGTTTGGCACCGGGAGTTTGCCCGTTCGATGGACTTCTCGAATCAATTCAAGTGGGGCTGCATGCTCCTTCGCGAGTACAAACAGTTCGTCTTCGCGGGCGTTTTGGACGATTCGGATTTCCTTCATGATCGTGCGCATGTGGCGCACCGCTTCGACGACGTCACCCGTACCCGCTTCGCCCTTGGTGCGGATCATAGCGGCGCCCTCGCCACATCGTCGGAGTGCTTCTCCAAGGTTGCGCGCACCGCAAACAAACGGCACCTTAAAAGCGTGCTTGTCGACGTGGTTTTCGTAATCCGCTGGGGTGAGCACTTCGCTCTCATCGACGAAATCGACCTCGAGTGCTTCGAGAATCTGAGCTTCAACAAAGTGTCCGATTCGGCACTTGGCCATCACCGGAATACTGACGACCTCTTTGATTTCGAGAATCATTTCCGGGTCGCTCATTCGGGCGACACCGCCATCTTTGCGAATATCGGCGGGGACTCTTTCAAGCGCCATCACAGCGACGGCACCGGCATCCTGAGCGATTTTGGCTTGCTCTGGGTTGACGACATCCATGATGACCCCACCCTTTAGCATTTCGGCCAAGCCGACTTTCTCGCGCCAAGTGTTCTTGGCTACTCCGTTGTTGCTCACGTCGCTCATTCTCTCTTCAAGTTCTACGCAAAATTGAGTTCGATTGAACTCAGCGCATGAACCAAAATTGTACCTTGCGGCCAATTTTTACCAATATAGTCAAGAAAGTAGAGATTTCTTAAACATATTTGAGGAGATTCCAGTAAATTGTGTGCATGAGTGATGGGGAGGTTAAGGAATACAAATTTGGCAAAAAGGCCGTGGTCTGGGAGCCGGGGAAGTGCTGCCACAGCGGGCGATGCGTCCGGGAACTACCGGGAGTGTTCAACCTCAAGCAACACCCTTGGGTCAATGTTGAAGGCGGAACCGCCGTTGAGATTGAAAATCAAGTCAAGCGATGTCCGAGCGGAGCGCTCAGCATCCGCGATCTCGATTGATTTCTGAGATCGCTTGTTTGAGCCGGTTGCCGGCTTCCACCCCGTCCTCACCACTCTGATCGCTTCCAAACGAGAACCGGATACCCTGTTTACATTCTGCTTCGGTGTAGCCACAAGCAAAGAGCACATGGCTGGGTTCGATGCTCCCACTGCTACACGCCGCACCGCTACTCGCACTGATTCCTAACCGGTCCAGTTTGATTAGCAAGTTGTCTGCGTTGATTCCTGGCACGCGGAAGTGCGCGATGTTCCCGATTGTCGGAATTTCCGGCGGGACGGAACGAATGACTTCATCTCCAACCGTGTTCCAGAACGCGTCACATGCTTCCGAGCCGGAATACCGAAGTGTTCGGACAGCTTCGCCAAAGCCCACAATCGCTTCCACACTTTCGGTGCCTGCACGTTGATCGCGTTCCTGTCCACCACCGACGATCAAAGGTTCGATCAGCACTCCGCTTCGGCAATAGAGCGCGCCAATGCCCTTTGGCCCCCCGATCTTATGAGCGGAAAGCAATAAGAAATCTGCATCTAGTTCGTCCACGTTCAGCGGAAAATGCCCCAAAGTTTGAACGCCGTCGATAAGCAGCCTTGCACCCTTTTTATCAAAAGAAGCATTGAGAGTCCCAAGTTCATTGTTCGCATGCATCACCGCCACCAAAAGCGTGTTTTCGTCGATATAACTGGCTGGATCAACTGCCCGTGCATATCGGTCGACAGGGATGATGACGACTTCGAATCCGAGTAGGCGCAGTCGATCGGCAGTGTGCAGAACGCAGTGGTGCTCTGCGGCAGAGAACACGAACTTTCGCCGCTGATCTCCAGACGCTAATGCTTGAAAGGCGGTGCCGAAGATTGCCAGATTCGACGCTTCGGTACCGCTGCCTGTAAATGTGATCTCTCCGAACAGGGCACCCAGGTGACTCGCGAGAATTTCTCTCGCTTCGTCGATGGCATTCTTCGCACTTCGGCCATCCGCGTGCAAACTGCTCGGGTTGCCGATCAACCCAGAGCTCCAAGAGCGCATTTTCTCTGCAACGGTCTCGGTTATCGGTGTGGTTGCAGCGTGGTCGAGGTACAGCCGCTTCATGACGTCAGAACGATGCTCAGAGTGAGGATCGCAGTGTTGTGAAGCGCGTGCATCACGATGCTCGGAATAAGTGACTTCGTGTGGTAAGCGAGGAGGCTGGACATCGCGCCGACCCAACCCAGGATGAGCCAGAGCGCAGGTCCTTGTGGATGGATCGCTGCAAATGCAAATGCGCTCAAGATGACGGCCAAAATCGGCTTGCCAGTCGCCCGCAAGATTCCGCCCATGAGTGCCCAACGAAACGCAATTTCTTCCCAGATTGGGGCAATAACACTTGCAGAAAGGAAGACACCAAATAGCGTGATGAACCCACCTTGCTGGACAAGCTCTTGGACCGGATGGCTAGGATTTGAGTCCTTGATCAGCGGACTGACGAGCAGGGCGAGGACTAGCATCACCGGGAGGTTTGCGCAAAAACCAGCGAATCCCCAAGCGATTTGCTTCGAGATCGGCATGGTGGACGGGTTCAACCAGCTCAACGCGGAGCGACCCTGAAACTTCTTTTTCTTGAGAATCAAGATCAGTCCGAGCAAAAAAAGGCCGCCAAAAAATGCGCCATTGATGGCCATGTTCCCGGGCAGAGGATCGCCCAAGGTAGACATCACAAAGAACATTGCGATCATCGCGACCGCATAGAGTCCCATATCGCTCGCCGCACCTTGGGTGAGTTCCGGCATTGGATGGCCTTCGGGCTGCAATCCCTTCGACCGCATGACGAAGTAGATGATCCACGCGAGCACTCCAGACATGAGTAATCCAAAGGCGCCCAAGGCAAAAACTACATAAAGATAGAGCCCGGACATCGGCCACACCGTAGTCGCGACCTTCGGCTGATTCAATCGTTGGCGCGCGCTAAACTCGACGAGCTTGCCAACCGGGCCCATTTCTTTGCTGTCAGAAATCAGTTCGCGCGCTAGGTCTGGGTCCTTGGTTCCGGTCTGATAAAAGCGATACAGCTTCTTTCCAGTTTCGGACTTAGAGGTCGCCAGAACCTGGATTTTCGCGAGGTCAATCTTCTTCTCGAGTTGGTTTTGGCAAAAACTATAGACGATGGCTTCGTCCGGTCCTTCGATTCCGCCTTCTAGGACGTCCTTCGACGCCTCTTGTAATCTCTTTTTCAGGGTATCTCGTTCACTACCAGGTTGTGCGTCTAAAAGATAGGCGATCTTCAGCTGAGTGACATTGCCGGTTACATCCGGATTTTTCGCTTTCTGTTCGCCGCTTTTCGAAATTGAAAACAGAGTCAACGAGATCAGCAGGCCAAAAAACGCGATCACACATAGCCACTTGAAGATCGAAAAATCACGGTGGACAGGTGGAGATGGATCGATATTCGGCGCGGGCGGCGCAATCGGCTCGTTTTCCATGGTGAGGGCTTACTGATAGAACGCAGGCACGGGAGAACTTGTCTCATCCGTGCCTGATTTCTTGGACGAAATTAGCTTTTAGACGCCGGCTTTGACTTGAGCCAGAACATCCTTGAGCGCTGCAGCAGACTTGTGGAGGGCTTCCTTTTCAGCTGCGGATACAGCTGGTTCCAGAATCTCCTTGGCGCCGCATCGACCAACGCGGGTTGGAAGCGAAAGGCAGATATCGCTGATACCAAGTTTGCCGGTTTGGAGCGCAGAAACTGGGAGGACTCGGCCGCTGTCCAAGGCAATCGCCTCAACGACTTCCTTGATAGAAACGCCGACTGCGCGACCTGCGCCACCCTTCAACCGGATGACCTCAGCTCCAGACTTCTTGGTGAAGTCAAAAATGCCGTCGGCAGTGGCTTGGTCGTAGCCTGGAAGGGATGCGATCGAAACGCCGCCGATGGTAGCCGAGCTCCAGATTGGAACCATGCTATCGCCATGCTCGCCGAGAATCAGTGCATTGACATCCGTTGCGCCGACCTTGAAGTGGTCTGCGAGCAAGGAGCTGAATCGGCAAGTGTCCAAAACGGTGCCG encodes the following:
- a CDS encoding CPBP family intramembrane metalloprotease, which codes for MENEPIAPPAPNIDPSPPVHRDFSIFKWLCVIAFFGLLISLTLFSISKSGEQKAKNPDVTGNVTQLKIAYLLDAQPGSERDTLKKRLQEASKDVLEGGIEGPDEAIVYSFCQNQLEKKIDLAKIQVLATSKSETGKKLYRFYQTGTKDPDLARELISDSKEMGPVGKLVEFSARQRLNQPKVATTVWPMSGLYLYVVFALGAFGLLMSGVLAWIIYFVMRSKGLQPEGHPMPELTQGAASDMGLYAVAMIAMFFVMSTLGDPLPGNMAINGAFFGGLFLLGLILILKKKKFQGRSALSWLNPSTMPISKQIAWGFAGFCANLPVMLVLALLVSPLIKDSNPSHPVQELVQQGGFITLFGVFLSASVIAPIWEEIAFRWALMGGILRATGKPILAVILSAFAFAAIHPQGPALWLILGWVGAMSSLLAYHTKSLIPSIVMHALHNTAILTLSIVLTS
- a CDS encoding lactate/malate dehydrogenase family protein; this encodes MKVSIIGGGGRVGSDAAFALQLGGIVQEIALVDMNLDMAAGEALDLRHGSHYTTSQVITSGGYEAVTGSNCVVITAGLRRKPDETRLELINRNVGLFQSILGELKKVKLADDATILVVSNPVDILTQLAVESGIVPAARTLGLGTVLDTCRFSSLLADHFKVGATDVNALILGEHGDSMVPIWSSATIGGVSIASLPGYDQATADGIFDFTKKSGAEVIRLKGGAGRAVGVSIKEVVEAIALDSGRVLPVSALQTGKLGISDICLSLPTRVGRCGAKEILEPAVSAAEKEALHKSAAALKDVLAQVKAGV